In the Salvia splendens isolate huo1 chromosome 16, SspV2, whole genome shotgun sequence genome, tatgccttgataaaatgacacttattttcaagtttaaaagtattatatgatgcatgtatgtccaaggaacgtgtttaatgatgtgatcacgtgagatacgttgaaatatattatgatgtgtttttccatctttgtgacgaacaTTGGGTTaggtaaattgagaaaaacgatgagagagaaacgataggacatgcatggtaatatgattctgtggaaggctgacttgtgttgtcgttgacaagggtgattgtattcgtgaactcgaggaacgagagttgccataagttggattgtgaattgttaagcggacgaggtgggcttttctaccctacattatttgtgggctttcttttcaaacctctttatttttctgaaaatatgatgtggtgttataagggtggtttaaagtgttatgtcatgccgtgattgttttgatgttgagatttttgcctgatgcctagttcgtttgagcttgctccgttaggctatagggctatgttgagattgtgcttgatgcctagtttgtgagttcactccattaggctatagggctatgataaacgaattcgggtctgagtagggccgcaaaccctatcaggctgtgtacacagaggggatcgtgagccgtccttgctagtcggccggtctcgtgggcgaatagtgtgtctacactttcgtcgcactatggtaagaggatgtgattgattgattgatgagaaagtggggagattgttttgaccggccggtctgtgaaaagtgtttttgtgatactcgtgatatttcttaaataaacgtaaaaactcgagttcaccggtatggatgacataactgttataaaatgttttcggcatgagcccattgagtacaacaagtactcagccctgcatatcctttttctttatgtgcaggttgaggggtgatgttgcggcggatgttgagtgagctttaggattTCCCGAATGCGTCGTGTTTTCATACATGGGCTTCTCCCTTTGACTCTCTtgaatacttgtttttccgctgccgtgtttgaaataaatttctagaagtcttccgcactatttaatactgctttatgacattaagtattttgaggctaaaatccgttgcttaacttttcaataaactaaaatatttctttttgaagttaattgggtttttcaTATTTGCCTCCTCCTTTTCTTCACagctccttagtccctcccattgtcacgttttccccgtcttcactatccttagtaagggcggtcgtgacagattCTGTTTTTATTTGCTTTTTGAATACCTGGACTTTTGCTCTGATTTTGTGCTTGATATATTTGGATTTCAATCCCACATGTTTTAGTTGAGTTTGTACATTGATTTTAGAAACTTGTGCATTAATTTTGGTTCTGTATCCATTATCCGTATGCTGGTGGACATTATTGTATAAAATAATGCAATGTTAGTGAGTTCATTACTGTACTGTATCTGCACATTATATCAGTATTCATATGCATCAAAATATCTTGTGTTATGCATCATGTAACTGGTGTTTTttattgttaaagagtgaatggaatatttttatatgttcattacttgagtgattctgttcattatttggctttttgaatgcattatttatcctgttttaagAATCATGTGACTGCGgttgtacatgggtcaaagaCTGAATGGAATAATTGTAAGTACATTACTTgaccggatctgtacattatttagttattttagtgcattatttatcatggtttatgtTTTATGTGATCGTTGTTAGACATGGGacaatgggtgattgcaatattcatggtgcatttgttaatttattctgaacattatttgattattaaactgcattatgtatcagcttttaggcattattttgatgcttctgtacAAGAGTGTATTACATTATTTGCCGATGTGATTACATTATTTGACTATGTGAATGTATTAAGTTGGtttctgttttaaattgtcAAACAACAACTGGAATATTTGTTAGTTCATTACCTtatataatctctgcattacATGCATATGgtaatgcattattttcctATATGCATGAATTATGTTTACTTCTGTTTTAGATAGTCAAAGAGTAAGGTAGTAATTGTTACATTCTTTTTAATATAACTATATGTCACTGCAGTATTTACCTAAACGAATACATTATATCTGTTGCTGGACATTGGAAaagtttttattataattttcatGTTCATTTGGTGCATTTATTTATACAATATATATCTTTTTGGTATTCCTTATATTGCACGTTTCATGATGCATGTTGGTGCTGCTGGACAGGGACGAAGCAGTTAAGGATAGACATAGAAGACACATTAGATGATCTACTGCTGTTGGAATCGCCCAACAGTTCCGCGCACGACTAACGGAAGCAACAACTAGTACTGCGCAAAATGAATGTGATGACAAAAAGAATAAAGGAAGAAGGGACGACTATTTGTACTGTCGACGTACACCTGCCGAGTTCTTGTCCTGCTTAAAGAGTCTAACGCCGCAGCTAAAGGAAGCCGTGGCCGAACTTGGATTTCAGTCTATTTTGTGTTTCGATGCGAAGGAGATTCCTGGTCACCTTGCTTATTGGGTGCTCAGCGCGTTTAATCTAGCTCGATGCCAGAATGGATTGTCCGGGGGTGGAAGCCTTGATCTAGATGAGGAAGACGTCCATTTGACGTTGGGATTTCCTAGAGGGCGAACACCTATTTCACGGCCAATGGAAAATCAAAGCAACTTCGCTTTCAACGACATGGTTGCTGCCCAAGCTGGGCAAACCGCCAGAGTGTGAATTTTAGCGGGCCAATCTATTTTTTGGtggtatgtgatttaaaatatgCATTAGATGCCCCTTTTCCTACATTATGCATTACTGTAATTACATTATAAAGCTGTAATTATTGCATTACATTATGCATTACTGTAATTACATTATAAATCTGTTATTTTCAGGGTGCATATGTGGACCGGGTGGTTCATTGCCGGAGGAGGGTGATCCGTTCCTGGCCAACGATCGAAGGTTGGACAGCCGAGGCTTTGAAGCAAAGGGCTGACGTGGAGCACGGCCAGTACGAAACTGGGAGGCTGGAAGCACGGCTCGATAAGAATAAGtggctggaagaagaagaaggcaagAACTTGGAATTGGATACCAGAGGAGAGGCGGCAACACCAGGCCAACGCAAAGCATACAGTTTCAGAaaacaatttgttgcttcaagcGCCCTGATGGCACGCGCAATTACTGCTTGGTTGGATGATTTCAATCAAATCCCAGTGGAGTTGCTGGATGACGAGTGCTTCCGTGTTGGGAGCCAGATTGGGAAAAATCTACTTGGAATTGATGATCAAAATGTGGTGGCGGACGAGGAAATTATCACTAGACTTACCCAGGCTAAGGATGATGAAGAAGAGTTTAGTCCCGAATGGATCGCTGAGTTAGAAAAAATGATGGCAGCCtacgataaaaaaaaacaatgaacAAGAGCACCACCAGGCCGTCTTTTATCCTAGATGGCTTCGATTGCCCTCACCCTTTTGCGACGCAACCGTCAGATGGAGCTGGGGGGAGTGGTACTGGCGGCATAGAGACCCCAATTGTTGACATTGCACAGGAAGCTTCAATTCTTGGGCAGCCGGGAGGTGAATTTGATTCTAGCCGCCGCCCCGGTCACCGCCGTTGCCTCATAAGGTATAAGTGTAAAATGGAATTATATACATGTAATTCTACATTATAAACATGTTAACATGCATTTTTTTGTCCTTTATTGtttattaaaagaaataatCGCAATCTAAAGGTAAGGGGTTCGTTATTGACGAGTCTGGAACGGGTGTTACTGTGAAGGAGGTGGTGATGCCTACTGTGGTTCTGCACGACCAAGGAAAGGGAAAGGTGATACAAAAGGAGGCGGGAGATATGGTAAGGAAAAGTGTATTCCCTTGAAATACAATAGATTATAACGTGTAACTCTTAGATTGCAAAATTAATGGTTACATTATTTGACTGAATGAgtacattatttatatattattgtgAATTTATTGTAATGTGGCAGGCGATGTATGCCTGATATAGTACATGGGTCTATGTGTGAATAACAATATGGcatttttcattaattgattgaatgtgTACATTATGTTTTTATAACATTGCATTATATTGTATGTTGGCCCCGTTATATGGCTGCTATTGTACATTGGTCAGCGAGTGAATGTAATATTTGCAAGTTCATTATTTCATATAAACCGTTCATTATGTACATATTGATATGCATTAAATATATTCGTTCATGCATCATGATGTTGCTGTCATACCTAATTCAAAGAGTTAATGGACTATTCGTATGCTCAAGTGTGTTAAAAATGTATTTTACATATCCATACTTTCATGTATAGGCGGTGACCGGGGCGGCGGCTAGAATCAAAAAGGAAAGTCCGACAGCAAGGTCGTCATTCAATGAGAGGGCTGTTAGACTTACAGCCAAAGCCAACATTGTGGACAGAGAGCTGTATTACTGGGTGCTAAGCACGgtagaaacaaacaaataagtTTGGTAATTTTGCTCTTGTGCTATGTAACACATAATTCATTGTTGTTTAACTGTTTAATGCCTCTCAGGGACTCCGTTGTCTACAAAGACAGCTTCAGGGAAACATTGCATGGTGAGTTCCAATCATTTGCGCCATTCAACATGATCAGCTCTGCAATTGTAGACACATGGGCTTCTTATTTGAACAAACATGGAGCAGCTAAAAGCCCCAGAGACAGTGTCAAGGCTATTCTTCTCTACGAATCCTTGCGTGAGTGATCTAAGTTATAATCTCATGTTCTACCTAacgaaataattttaaatatgtaaCTAGTTTACAAAATAATTTCCAGAAGGAAACCGTTGTCGACGTTCCGGTAGAATGGAATGAGAAGCATCAACTTGATACCTTCTGGACCACACTGTTTGGAGAAGCGCTAAGTATGGGAAACCTTCAATGGGATGCTTATGATATGGTAAGTGCGTGTtgctttgtgcattatttggccTACACTGTACGTTGTTGTCATTTAATTTGAAACTGTCTCTCAAGTTTATGTCTTATTGCATTATTTGGCTGAAACTAGACATTACGGCTTGTAAATTTGTGCATTAGGTATGtagtttttttccaatttataaCTACATCAGCAACTATGAATAGTACTATCTCGATTTATTGATTGAATCACATTGACACATTATGAATAATTTGTTACGAATGCAGATCTTTTTCCCCATATGGGGTGCAGCGCATCAGTATGTGATTTGTTTTGATTTGCCGCATGGCAAAATGAATATCTTAGACCATAGTTTGGCAGAACCACACGCCTCCTTCGAAGCTAAGTATGGCAAGACACCATCCCTTCTGGTAAGTAATAAGTTTACTACAATAGGCTGCCATATGATAAACATAGTTATTAGTAAACTGAAGAAATAAACATTTTTGTTTGGTGGTACAGAAAAAATTCCTTGCTGAAGCACTTACGAGGTGCAAAGTTCCGAAAATGGCAACCTAGGTGCGAAAATGCAGAACCCACGTGGTGACCATGCCTTGGAGGAACAACAACTTCATTGACGAGGCAGGTATCTACGTCATGCGGCACATGGAAACCTTTTTTGGTGAAAGGGAGAAGGTCTGGGATTGTCGCCTTAATGCAAATGGAACCAAAAACTTGGAGATGTTCCGCATCAAATATGCAAGGACCCTCCTGACGTTTGTTTACAACACTAGAGGTGGTGACAACCAGAAGCAAGCCATGCGTTTTTGGAAAGAGAAGCCGGCGAAATTCAACTTTGAATATTGGGTCTACCAGTACGGGCTGGATTGATATATTCTATGCACTATACAAATGGTGATGGGACAAGTAATGGCAGCATTGAAGTAAACTCTTgaattttatggatatcttaTTTTTGTAAAGTACAATTGTTCGAACTTCTACTAGTATGCTTCTTAGGAACAAATGGCCTGTGCCAGTTTTATGAATGTTTACATTAACACAATGCATGTATTTGTCTTGTGGTACAAACTAATAAGACATCACTGCATACTAATAGAAAATAAGTAGATAATAATGCATTCACAttcatgtattttatttataatgaaCAATAAGTGGAAATTAATATACTTACCTTACAAAATGATGTACTTGTAATTAACAACCATGCAGTACATATACACGCTATGTATGGAGGTCAATACAAACCAAGCACTGGCACAATGTTTTGCAATCTTCACGCATCATTCGgttatgcattatttgttttactgcatttattattttccatttttccTGCATTATTTCGTGTGCATTAATTGGTTTAATATGTACATTAGTGGCTATTCAtaatgcattatgtttactttttttcattATGGAGTATGCTGTACTAACTATTGAATTTAATCTTCCTTGTTATATGCACTATTATGTTATGTTGGTTCATCATGTGTTCAGTGTTACAGCATTATTTGGTACCACACTTACATTTGTTTGTGACGTGCCTAATAACAAATTGTAAATGGCAAATGAGCAACATGGACTTTCAAAAAAACTTTAATGCCTGAGTTAAGTTAAGTTTGATGAAACATAAAATTCTAACACACCACAGAATAAGAAAAAAGAcgcataaaaaaaataatcccGCTAAATAAATCCATACAATACATCAAAGCGTACGCTGGCCCTTCCCCAACTctttctccatctccatctctttAAGCATCAGACAATTTTTGGAGTCATGGTGGCTCATCTCATCGCAAGCCTTACACCGTTTTAGAGGCCTACTAGCATCCTTTAGAGCCTTTTCTCTTTTCGAAATCAGTCGGCTCTTTGAGCTACTTGCATGCCCCTAGGTCTTGACAACATCTGGAGGATAGACCTCAACCACTTCAGGCCGCACCATACCATAAAACTCTTCAATCATTCGCCTTTTTTCAGATGCTGACGTTGTCGGATTCCCAGCTTGTATAGAATTACCAAGTTCTTCCACACCGCCTACAAATGCCCTTAGCAATTCAATGTCCCCCTCAAATCGCCGGAGGAAACCGTAGAACATAGAAATGCCTTGCTTTGACACTGTTTGCCTATCGTCAACAACAGACCTGGTAGGAAAGGCATCATGAAACTCCCCATGGACCTCCTTGGCTAGCGGAGTCTTCATCCATCTGCTTTGGCAGTATTTATCTGGTATTTTCTTCAATTCATTGTTCCTAAACAGGAAAAAAATATGACTGCACAAATATCCATGCCTACCGAAGAGTTTGCATTCGCAATAATATGAATCATCACTCCTATCAAGAGTCACCAAATACGATTTGCGATTGCTATCCCCGAGCTTATATGTGTCAACAAATTCAGTCGAAGAAAATCCTAGCACGCGACATCTATCATTACCCTCAACGATTTCTTCCTGTATTCTCTTGAACATTGTATCGGTGTATAGCGTCGAAGCATGTTTCTCGAACGGCAAGGTAGTGGACAAAATGGGCAAAACAGTGGCATCGTGGTAGTCTAAAGCTGTCCTACTGTTTCGCTGAAACTCAACAGCATGGTTGAAATTCAAGTAGAACTCGGCTATGTTCGCACGGGGCTTCAAAATTCTTTTGTAGAAACTGTTCTCCGATTCAGAAATGGACGTAGTCCTAATCATCGAACCCAGTGGAAAATCTCTAGAATACGCCGGTATCCAGAAATGCCTGTGTTCGTACAACGAGTTAAACCAGTCAATGACTTCCAACCCATGACTTTCCACAACTCTTTTCCACCCCTCTTCAAATTCGTCAGGCTCAAGC is a window encoding:
- the LOC121770504 gene encoding protein FAR-RED IMPAIRED RESPONSE 1-like, producing the protein MHKLATKVPNRLLRDEAFKKEFSACVWSDLLEPDEFEEGWKRVVESHGLEVIDWFNSLYEHRHFWIPAYSRDFPLGSMIRTTSISESENSFYKRILKPRANIAEFYLNFNHAVEFQRNSRTALDYHDATVLPILSTTLPFEKHASTLYTDTMFKRIQEEIVEGNDRCRVLGFSSTEFVDTYKLGDSNRKSYLVTLDRSDDSYYCECKLFGRHGYLCSHIFFLFRNNELKKIPDKYCQSRWMKTPLAKEVHGEFHDAFPTRSVVDDRQTVSKQGISMFYGFLRRFEGDIELLRAFVGGVEELGNSIQAGNPTTSASEKRRMIEEFYGMVRPEVVEVYPPDVVKT